Proteins encoded by one window of Sphingosinicella sp. BN140058:
- a CDS encoding GFA family protein produces the protein MDRVRSAACACGQLTATCTGEPVRNSVCHCLSCKRRTGSAFAWNATFADAQVAVAGESRSRFRHNAEGRWSRTDFCPDCGSTIFYRIEGRPGMVTIPVGAFAEVDFPEPTVSVYGERRHPWVRLETAGALSEE, from the coding sequence ATGGACAGGGTACGGAGTGCGGCCTGCGCCTGCGGACAATTGACGGCAACCTGCACCGGCGAGCCCGTGCGAAACTCGGTCTGCCACTGCCTCTCCTGCAAGCGGAGGACCGGCAGCGCCTTTGCGTGGAACGCGACCTTCGCCGATGCGCAGGTGGCGGTGGCGGGCGAGAGCCGCAGCCGGTTTCGCCACAATGCGGAAGGCCGCTGGAGCCGGACCGATTTCTGTCCGGACTGCGGATCGACAATCTTCTACCGTATCGAGGGGCGCCCGGGGATGGTCACGATTCCGGTCGGCGCCTTTGCCGAAGTGGATTTTCCGGAGCCGACCGTCTCGGTCTACGGCGAGCGGCGTCATCCGTGGGTGCGGCTGGAGACGGCAGGCGCCCTCAGCGAGGAATGA
- a CDS encoding endonuclease domain-containing protein produces the protein MRRRIDPASTQRARALRTGATEQERSLWRSISRYRPKFTRQLPIGPFIADLACREARLVVEIDGTQHCDSAEDVHRTAYLHAQGWTVIRFWNSEVNDNPDGVVEAILAKAAECLGGTHPLPLPSREGRKRRRRTS, from the coding sequence ATGCGCAGACGCATCGATCCTGCTAGCACGCAGCGAGCTCGTGCGCTCCGTACCGGAGCCACCGAGCAGGAAAGGTCGCTCTGGCGCTCGATCTCGCGCTACCGCCCCAAGTTCACGCGCCAGCTTCCGATTGGCCCGTTCATCGCTGATTTGGCCTGCCGGGAGGCGCGGCTGGTCGTCGAAATCGATGGCACGCAACATTGCGACAGTGCGGAAGACGTGCACCGGACTGCCTATTTGCACGCGCAGGGCTGGACTGTGATCCGTTTCTGGAATTCCGAGGTCAACGACAATCCGGATGGCGTTGTCGAAGCGATACTCGCGAAAGCCGCCGAGTGCCTCGGCGGCACCCACCCCCTGCCCCTCCCTTCCAGGGAGGGGAGAAAGCGCCGGCGGCGTACCAGTTGA
- a CDS encoding dihydrolipoamide acetyltransferase family protein, whose protein sequence is MARFAFKLPDIGEGIAEAEIVAWHVKVGDMVKEDQQIADMMTDKATVEMESPVAGRVVEVAGEVGDQIAIGSVLVVFETEADAVSGAKQDGTETEAGERIDTVALADGLIAPTQAQEAAVPSTAEEPAEAKSSQEPFVAGSSTQPSADAQLPSTDAEERPATSLGASEGGGEGARRPQVLASPAVRQRARDLGVDLAEVKTTSDRIRHADLDAYLLYNNGAVARSGAPRRQDEAVKVVGLRRKIAENMAEAKRRIPHFTLVEEFDVTALEQTRAMMNADRGSNPKLTMLPFLIAAMAKTLADYPQINARYDDDENVVYRSGAVNMGMATQTPNGLMVPVIRSAETKSVWEIAGEILRLAEAARTGKASRDELSGSTITISSLGPMGGITSTPVINRPEVAIIAVNKLEEKAVVVDGDLEIRKRMNLSLSCDHRVVDGWDAASFLQDMKKLVENPLKLLSL, encoded by the coding sequence ATGGCGCGCTTCGCATTCAAGCTCCCCGACATCGGTGAAGGCATCGCCGAGGCCGAGATCGTCGCCTGGCACGTCAAGGTCGGTGACATGGTCAAGGAGGACCAGCAGATCGCCGACATGATGACCGACAAGGCGACAGTGGAGATGGAATCTCCGGTCGCGGGCCGGGTCGTCGAAGTGGCGGGCGAGGTCGGCGACCAGATCGCGATCGGCTCGGTGCTGGTCGTGTTCGAGACCGAGGCAGATGCCGTTTCCGGTGCGAAGCAGGATGGCACCGAGACGGAGGCCGGCGAGCGCATAGACACGGTGGCTCTGGCCGACGGGCTGATTGCGCCGACGCAGGCGCAGGAGGCCGCCGTGCCGAGTACGGCGGAGGAGCCCGCAGAAGCAAAATCCTCGCAAGAGCCGTTCGTCGCCGGTTCCTCAACGCAGCCTTCAGCAGACGCTCAGCTTCCGTCAACAGACGCCGAAGAACGCCCCGCGACTTCGCTCGGGGCGAGCGAGGGCGGTGGGGAAGGCGCGAGGAGGCCGCAAGTCCTCGCCTCTCCGGCGGTTCGTCAGCGCGCTCGCGATCTCGGCGTCGACCTCGCCGAGGTGAAGACCACCTCCGATCGCATCCGCCACGCCGATCTAGACGCCTACCTGCTCTACAATAATGGCGCGGTCGCGCGCAGCGGCGCGCCGCGTCGGCAGGACGAAGCGGTGAAGGTGGTCGGCCTCCGCCGCAAGATCGCCGAGAACATGGCTGAGGCGAAGCGCCGCATCCCGCATTTCACCCTGGTCGAGGAGTTCGACGTCACCGCGCTCGAACAGACGAGGGCGATGATGAATGCCGATCGGGGATCGAACCCGAAGCTGACGATGCTGCCCTTCCTGATCGCGGCGATGGCGAAGACGCTCGCCGACTATCCGCAAATCAACGCCCGCTACGATGACGACGAGAATGTCGTCTATCGCTCCGGCGCGGTGAACATGGGCATGGCCACCCAGACCCCGAACGGGCTGATGGTGCCGGTGATCCGCAGCGCCGAGACCAAGAGCGTGTGGGAAATCGCCGGCGAGATCCTTCGCCTCGCCGAGGCCGCCCGCACCGGCAAGGCCAGCCGCGACGAGCTGTCCGGATCCACCATCACCATCTCCAGCCTCGGACCGATGGGCGGCATCACCTCGACACCGGTGATCAACCGCCCCGAAGTGGCGATCATCGCGGTCAACAAGCTCGAGGAGAAAGCGGTGGTCGTCGACGGCGACCTCGAGATCCGCAAGCGCATGAACCTCTCCCTCTCCTGCGACCACCGCGTCGTCGACGGCTGGGATGCGGCGAGCTTCCTCCAGGACATGAAAAAACTGGTCGAGAACCCGCTGAAATTGCTGTCTTTGTAG
- a CDS encoding transketolase, whose translation MPDTASTTRSAPDLEALRLLDDRLRWLSAWTIHNANHLRPSPDGLKVGGHQASCASMTAIMAALYFHALGPNDRVAVKPHAGPVLHAIHYLLGNQSRAQLEAFRGLGGAQSYPSRTKDRIPVDFSTGSVGLGVAITAFESLVQDYMLAHGMIAPADTGRMVALLGDAELDEGNIYECLIEASKHDIRNCWWIVDYNRQSLDATTADRMFSRFDEIFASCGWRVVTLKHGTLMEAAFAEPGGAALRDWIDACGNADYAALTYLGGGAWRERLARDLGDAVAPLLASRDDDALQALMTNLAGHDMASLVEAFDRAADDVPTLFIAYTVKGYGLPFAGHKDNHAGLMNPGQIDALRERMGIADGAEWEPWAGLGDNAAAAAQAAVAGSRIAREKRPRVWDVAEVPVIPVPTGEEQSTQAAFGRILLDLSRIGGPLADRIVTTSPDVTVSTNLGAWVNQRGLFRRQELADVFAAAKIPSAQKWSGHAAGQHVELGIAENNLFLMLGALGLAGDLFGDRLFPIGTVYDPFIARGLDALNYACYQDARFLLVATPSGLTLGPEGGAHQSINPPLIALGQPGLRHYEPAFADELALLMEEAFRLMQREDGESVYLRLTTRTIRQIDRADDSWKADAIAGGYWLRPPAEDAEAALVYAGALAPEALAAWEALRDDVPGLGLLAITSPDLLHRGWSARTAGRWTGKGATPAHVERLLAPLAPGAGLVTLLDGAPAALSWLGGVRGQRVSPLGVDRFGQTGTLDDLYRAYRLDVDAIVEAAAELFLG comes from the coding sequence ATGCCCGACACCGCTTCCACCACCCGCTCCGCCCCCGATCTCGAAGCGCTGCGCCTGCTCGACGATCGTCTTCGCTGGCTGTCCGCATGGACGATCCACAATGCCAACCACCTTCGCCCCTCGCCCGACGGGCTGAAAGTCGGCGGCCATCAGGCGTCGTGCGCGTCGATGACGGCGATCATGGCGGCGCTCTACTTCCATGCGCTCGGCCCCAACGACCGCGTCGCGGTCAAGCCGCATGCGGGGCCGGTGCTGCACGCCATTCATTATCTGCTCGGCAACCAGAGCCGGGCCCAGCTCGAGGCGTTTCGCGGGCTCGGCGGCGCGCAATCCTATCCGAGCCGGACCAAGGACCGGATCCCGGTCGATTTCTCGACCGGCTCGGTCGGCCTCGGCGTCGCGATCACCGCCTTCGAGAGCCTGGTTCAGGATTACATGCTCGCCCACGGCATGATCGCGCCGGCGGACACCGGACGCATGGTCGCCCTGCTCGGCGACGCCGAGCTCGACGAGGGCAATATCTACGAATGCCTGATCGAGGCTTCGAAGCACGACATCCGCAATTGCTGGTGGATCGTCGACTATAACCGCCAGTCGCTCGACGCGACCACCGCCGATCGAATGTTCAGCCGCTTCGACGAGATCTTCGCCAGCTGCGGCTGGCGGGTGGTCACCCTGAAGCACGGCACGCTGATGGAAGCGGCGTTCGCCGAGCCGGGCGGGGCGGCGCTGCGCGACTGGATCGATGCCTGCGGCAATGCCGATTATGCCGCGCTCACCTACCTGGGCGGCGGTGCCTGGCGCGAGCGCCTGGCGCGCGATCTCGGCGACGCGGTGGCGCCGCTCCTGGCCTCGCGTGACGACGATGCGCTGCAGGCGCTGATGACCAATCTCGCCGGCCACGACATGGCGAGCTTGGTCGAGGCGTTCGATCGCGCGGCGGACGACGTGCCGACCCTGTTCATCGCCTACACCGTCAAGGGCTACGGGCTGCCGTTCGCCGGCCACAAGGACAATCATGCCGGGCTGATGAACCCGGGGCAGATCGATGCTCTGCGCGAGCGCATGGGGATTGCGGACGGCGCGGAGTGGGAGCCGTGGGCCGGGCTCGGCGACAATGCCGCCGCCGCCGCGCAGGCTGCGGTCGCCGGCAGCCGCATCGCCCGCGAGAAACGCCCCCGCGTCTGGGATGTCGCCGAGGTTCCGGTGATCCCGGTTCCGACCGGCGAGGAGCAGTCGACCCAGGCGGCGTTCGGCCGCATCCTGCTCGATCTGTCGCGGATCGGCGGCCCTCTTGCCGATCGCATCGTCACCACCTCGCCCGACGTTACCGTCTCGACCAATCTCGGCGCTTGGGTAAATCAGCGCGGCCTGTTCCGCCGCCAGGAGCTCGCCGACGTGTTTGCCGCGGCGAAGATCCCGTCGGCGCAGAAATGGAGCGGCCACGCCGCCGGCCAGCATGTCGAACTCGGCATCGCCGAGAACAACCTGTTCCTGATGCTCGGCGCGCTCGGCCTTGCCGGCGATCTGTTCGGCGACCGGCTGTTCCCGATCGGCACCGTCTACGATCCGTTCATCGCCCGCGGCCTCGATGCGCTGAACTACGCCTGCTACCAGGATGCCCGCTTTCTGCTCGTGGCGACGCCGTCCGGCCTGACCTTGGGGCCGGAGGGCGGCGCCCACCAGTCGATCAACCCGCCCCTGATCGCGCTCGGCCAGCCCGGGCTGCGCCACTATGAGCCCGCCTTCGCCGACGAACTGGCGCTGCTGATGGAGGAGGCGTTCCGGCTGATGCAGCGCGAGGATGGCGAGAGCGTCTATCTGCGCCTCACCACCCGCACCATCCGCCAGATCGACCGCGCCGACGACAGCTGGAAGGCGGACGCGATCGCCGGCGGCTATTGGCTCCGTCCTCCGGCTGAAGACGCCGAGGCCGCGCTCGTCTACGCCGGTGCGCTGGCGCCCGAGGCGCTCGCCGCCTGGGAGGCTCTGCGCGACGATGTGCCCGGCCTCGGCCTGCTGGCGATCACCTCACCCGATCTCCTCCACCGAGGCTGGAGCGCACGCACCGCCGGACGTTGGACAGGGAAGGGCGCGACGCCCGCGCACGTCGAGCGCTTGCTTGCGCCGCTTGCCCCCGGCGCCGGCCTCGTCACCCTGCTCGACGGCGCACCCGCCGCCTTGTCGTGGCTCGGCGGCGTCCGCGGCCAGCGGGTCAGCCCGCTCGGGGTGGACCGCTTCGGCCAGACCGGCACGCTCGATGATCTCTACCGCGCCTACCGGTTGGACGTCGATGCGATCGTCGAAGCCGCCGCCGAGCTGTTTCTCGGCTGA
- a CDS encoding alpha-ketoacid dehydrogenase subunit beta, with protein MNMIQAINSAHDVMMERDDRVVAMGEDVGFFGGVFRATEHLQKKYGRSRCFDTPISENGIIGTAIGMAAYGLRPVAEIQFADYIYPAFDQLVSEAARMRYRTAGEWTLPLTVRSPYGGGIFGGQTHSQSPESLFAHVAGLKTVIPSNPYDAKGLLIAAIEDPDPVLFFEPKRIYNGPFDGFFDRPVTPWAKHPKAEVPEGHYTVPLGKAAVVREGEAVTVVAYGTMVHVVLATIEAEGIDAEVIDLRTILPIDMDTIEASVKKTGRCVVVHEATRTGGFGGELSALVQERCFYHLEAPVQRATGFDTPYPHSLEWAYFPGPIRIGTAIKKALEV; from the coding sequence ATGAACATGATCCAGGCGATCAACAGCGCTCACGACGTGATGATGGAACGCGACGACCGCGTCGTCGCGATGGGCGAAGATGTCGGCTTCTTCGGCGGCGTGTTTCGCGCGACCGAGCATCTGCAGAAGAAATATGGCAGGAGCCGCTGCTTCGATACGCCGATCTCGGAAAACGGGATCATCGGCACCGCGATCGGCATGGCCGCTTACGGCCTGCGCCCGGTCGCCGAAATCCAGTTCGCCGACTACATCTATCCTGCCTTCGACCAATTGGTCTCGGAAGCGGCGCGGATGCGCTATCGCACTGCCGGCGAATGGACCCTGCCGCTGACGGTGCGCTCGCCTTATGGCGGCGGCATCTTCGGCGGCCAGACCCACAGCCAGTCGCCGGAAAGCCTGTTCGCCCACGTCGCGGGCCTCAAGACGGTGATTCCGTCCAACCCCTACGATGCCAAGGGGCTGCTGATCGCGGCGATCGAGGATCCCGATCCGGTGCTCTTCTTCGAGCCCAAGCGGATCTACAACGGCCCGTTCGACGGCTTTTTCGATCGTCCGGTGACGCCCTGGGCCAAGCACCCCAAGGCGGAAGTGCCGGAGGGCCATTATACGGTGCCGCTCGGCAAGGCGGCGGTTGTCCGCGAGGGCGAGGCGGTGACCGTGGTCGCCTACGGCACCATGGTCCACGTCGTGCTCGCGACGATCGAGGCCGAAGGGATCGATGCCGAGGTGATCGATCTTCGCACCATCCTGCCGATCGACATGGACACGATCGAAGCCTCGGTGAAGAAGACCGGGCGCTGCGTCGTCGTCCACGAGGCGACCCGCACCGGCGGCTTCGGCGGCGAGCTCTCCGCGCTCGTCCAGGAACGCTGCTTCTACCATCTCGAAGCGCCGGTCCAGCGGGCGACCGGCTTCGACACGCCCTATCCCCATTCGCTGGAATGGGCCTATTTTCCCGGGCCGATCCGCATCGGCACCGCGATCAAGAAAGCTCTGGAGGTCTGA
- a CDS encoding 3-methyl-2-oxobutanoate dehydrogenase (2-methylpropanoyl-transferring) subunit alpha — MTSDIERPNRPALSLHVPEPNARPGDEIDFSHIAIPPAGSVRKPDVSASPAETHELVYSLVRVLDDEGRAVGMWDPRLDPDQLRRIYRDMVTVRIFDDRMYRAQRQGKTSFYMKSTGEEAVAVAAAHALDRDDMTFPTYRQQGILVARGYPLRDMMCQVYSNRADPLKGRQLPIMYSSREYGFFTISGNLATQYPQAVGWAMASAIRGDSRIASAYIGDGSTAEGDFHAAVTFAGVYRAPVILNVVNNQWAISSFSGIAGGELTTFAARAVGYGIAGLRVDGNDPLAVFAATRWAADRARLNLGPTLIEMFTYRVEGHSTSDDPSAYRPKNAGAAWPLGDPIARLKQHLVLLGEWDETRESDLLETVEAEVRAAQREAEKQGTLVTSSIEFPQDVTTMFEDVFEEMPWHLREQQAQMVAELEAKRK, encoded by the coding sequence ATGACCAGCGATATCGAGCGCCCCAACCGGCCGGCGCTCTCCCTGCACGTGCCCGAGCCGAATGCGCGCCCGGGCGACGAGATCGACTTCAGCCACATAGCGATCCCGCCCGCGGGCAGCGTCCGCAAGCCGGACGTGTCCGCATCGCCCGCAGAGACGCACGAGCTTGTCTACTCGCTCGTCCGGGTGCTCGACGACGAGGGCAGGGCGGTCGGGATGTGGGATCCGCGGCTCGATCCGGATCAGCTGCGGCGCATTTACCGCGACATGGTGACGGTGCGGATCTTCGACGATCGCATGTACCGCGCCCAGCGTCAGGGCAAGACCAGCTTCTACATGAAGTCGACCGGCGAGGAGGCAGTGGCGGTCGCCGCCGCCCACGCGCTCGACCGCGACGACATGACCTTTCCGACCTATCGCCAGCAGGGAATCCTCGTCGCCCGCGGCTATCCGCTGCGCGACATGATGTGCCAGGTCTATTCGAACCGTGCCGATCCGTTGAAGGGCCGGCAGCTTCCGATCATGTATTCCTCCCGTGAATATGGCTTCTTCACCATCTCGGGCAATCTCGCGACCCAATATCCGCAGGCGGTGGGCTGGGCGATGGCGTCGGCGATCCGCGGCGACAGCCGCATCGCTTCGGCCTATATCGGCGACGGCTCCACCGCGGAGGGCGATTTCCATGCCGCGGTCACCTTCGCGGGCGTGTATCGCGCACCGGTCATCCTCAACGTCGTCAACAATCAGTGGGCGATCTCGTCCTTCTCCGGCATCGCCGGCGGCGAGCTCACCACCTTCGCGGCGCGTGCGGTCGGCTACGGCATCGCCGGCCTGCGCGTCGACGGCAACGATCCGCTGGCGGTGTTCGCGGCGACCCGCTGGGCCGCCGACCGCGCTCGCCTCAACCTCGGGCCGACCTTGATCGAAATGTTCACCTACCGAGTCGAGGGTCATTCGACCTCCGACGATCCCTCGGCCTACCGGCCCAAGAATGCCGGCGCAGCCTGGCCGCTCGGCGATCCGATCGCCCGGTTGAAGCAGCATCTCGTCCTGCTCGGCGAATGGGACGAGACCCGCGAAAGCGATCTGCTCGAAACGGTCGAAGCCGAAGTCCGCGCCGCCCAGCGCGAGGCGGAAAAGCAGGGGACTTTGGTCACCTCCTCGATCGAATTCCCGCAGGACGTCACCACGATGTTCGAGGACGTGTTCGAGGAGATGCCGTGGCACCTCAGGGAACAGCAGGCGCAGATGGTCGCCGAGCTGGAGGCGAAGCGCAAATGA
- a CDS encoding histidine phosphatase family protein codes for MRFRHVVPILLALPLAACAGGHERESTYNRAEAQAVDPTPAAPDVYVMRHLEKGDGVDPGLSPEGLRHAEDLLAFFAADPPKAIYVSTTRRARETATPLASTLGLPLKTYDPADTARLVAEVAREPGPVLIIGHSNTVPEIVEKLGGARPEPLSESEFGDVWHVAGSDHRVEKRRLGQ; via the coding sequence ATGCGCTTTCGACACGTCGTTCCGATTCTCCTGGCGCTCCCGCTCGCCGCCTGCGCCGGCGGGCATGAGCGGGAATCCACCTACAACCGTGCGGAGGCTCAAGCCGTGGATCCGACACCCGCCGCGCCCGACGTCTACGTCATGCGTCATCTCGAAAAGGGCGACGGCGTCGACCCGGGGCTTTCCCCCGAAGGGCTTCGGCACGCCGAGGACCTGCTCGCCTTCTTCGCCGCCGATCCGCCCAAGGCGATCTACGTCAGCACCACCCGCCGCGCTCGCGAGACCGCGACGCCGCTGGCGTCCACCCTGGGCCTGCCGCTCAAGACCTACGACCCCGCCGATACCGCCCGGCTCGTCGCCGAAGTGGCGCGCGAGCCCGGCCCGGTGCTGATCATCGGCCACAGCAACACCGTACCGGAAATCGTCGAGAAGCTCGGCGGCGCCCGCCCGGAGCCGCTCAGCGAGAGCGAATTCGGCGACGTCTGGCATGTGGCCGGCAGCGATCATCGGGTCGAGAAACGACGGCTGGGGCAATAA
- a CDS encoding transglycosylase domain-containing protein, with protein sequence MRIDTSGRWQELPADEMGYGPNFSVPEGPPPKRSWWRRWRLKHVVLGLTALFMLMVAWLAVTAPLSKSLQPIAAPSLTLLSVEGEPIARRGADIRAPVRIADLPKHVPNAFVAIEDRRFRDHLGISLRGIARAAWRNAGAGGVREGGSTITQQLAKISFLSSERTAARKAQEVLIAFWLEAWLTKDEILERYLSNVYFGDNTYGLRAASEHYFSVPPEKLTIAQAAMLAGMVKAPSRLAPTRNYDQARQRGRVVIAAMIEQNLLTPAQRRSLKPARLKVEPQREVPTGTYFADWVLPAARARGAAEEEGYGAQEVQTTLEARLQKAALQTVRRAGLGKAQVALVAMRPDGRVVAMVGGKDYRKSPFNRATQARRQPGSTFKLFVYLAALRADMDPDDPIEDTPLRIGDWQPKNYGNAYRGTMTVKDALAVSSNVAAVRLAQRVGMDKVVRAARDLGVTSPLNPNPSLALGTSGVTLLEMTSAYAAIAAGAYPVRPRGLDDPDKPWWQRMWDSSVAGASRDSHFDEMKEMLGGVVQQGTGRAAALEVPVYGKTGTSQANRDALFIGFTDDLVVGVWVGNDDNSPLGNVAGGGLPARIFRDFTAQATGSRPARPAAPAIATPPEVDDGNMIGGNFTIPVEGMGIDLGVGVDGNGLTVRVDPSAEGGFPADGGDGPYPEDEGGPIIDLPPPPSNVRVRPAPPRGEPADGGEDEEGF encoded by the coding sequence ATGCGCATAGACACTTCAGGCAGATGGCAGGAGTTGCCGGCCGACGAAATGGGCTACGGCCCCAATTTCTCCGTGCCGGAGGGGCCGCCACCGAAGCGATCCTGGTGGCGGCGCTGGCGGCTGAAGCATGTCGTGCTCGGCCTCACCGCTCTGTTCATGCTGATGGTCGCCTGGCTGGCGGTCACCGCGCCCCTGTCCAAGTCGCTGCAGCCGATCGCCGCGCCGAGCCTGACCCTCCTGTCGGTCGAAGGGGAGCCGATCGCGCGCCGCGGCGCCGACATTCGGGCGCCGGTGCGAATCGCCGATCTGCCCAAGCACGTGCCCAATGCCTTCGTCGCGATCGAGGATCGGCGCTTCCGCGACCATCTCGGCATCTCGCTGCGCGGCATCGCCCGCGCCGCCTGGCGCAATGCCGGCGCCGGCGGCGTGCGCGAGGGCGGCAGCACGATCACCCAGCAACTCGCCAAAATCTCGTTCCTCAGTTCCGAACGCACCGCCGCCCGCAAGGCGCAGGAGGTGCTGATCGCCTTCTGGCTCGAAGCCTGGCTGACCAAGGACGAGATCCTCGAACGCTATCTGTCGAACGTCTATTTCGGCGACAACACCTATGGCCTGAGGGCCGCTTCCGAACATTATTTCAGCGTGCCGCCGGAGAAGCTGACGATCGCCCAGGCGGCGATGCTCGCCGGCATGGTCAAGGCCCCATCGCGGCTGGCCCCGACTCGCAATTACGACCAGGCACGGCAGCGCGGCCGGGTGGTGATCGCGGCGATGATCGAGCAGAATCTGCTGACCCCGGCGCAGCGCCGCAGCCTCAAGCCGGCGCGGCTCAAGGTCGAGCCGCAGCGGGAAGTGCCGACCGGAACCTATTTCGCCGACTGGGTCCTGCCCGCCGCCCGTGCCCGCGGCGCCGCCGAGGAAGAAGGCTATGGCGCCCAGGAGGTGCAGACGACGCTCGAGGCGCGGCTGCAGAAAGCGGCGCTGCAGACGGTGCGCCGTGCCGGCCTCGGCAAGGCGCAGGTCGCCCTGGTCGCGATGCGGCCCGACGGCCGGGTCGTCGCGATGGTCGGCGGCAAGGATTATCGCAAGAGCCCGTTCAACCGCGCCACCCAGGCGCGGCGCCAGCCCGGATCGACGTTCAAATTGTTCGTCTATCTCGCCGCTTTGCGTGCCGACATGGATCCCGACGATCCGATCGAGGATACGCCGCTCCGCATCGGCGACTGGCAGCCGAAGAATTACGGCAACGCCTATCGCGGCACGATGACGGTGAAGGATGCGCTGGCCGTGTCGAGCAACGTCGCGGCGGTGCGGCTGGCGCAGCGGGTCGGCATGGACAAGGTGGTTCGCGCGGCGCGGGATCTCGGCGTCACCAGCCCGCTCAATCCCAATCCGAGCCTTGCCCTCGGCACTTCGGGTGTCACCCTGCTCGAAATGACCTCGGCCTATGCGGCGATCGCCGCCGGCGCCTATCCGGTGCGGCCGCGCGGGCTCGACGATCCCGACAAGCCGTGGTGGCAGCGCATGTGGGACAGTTCGGTCGCCGGCGCCTCGCGGGATTCCCATTTCGACGAGATGAAGGAGATGCTCGGCGGCGTCGTCCAGCAGGGCACCGGCCGGGCCGCGGCGCTCGAGGTCCCGGTCTACGGCAAGACCGGCACCAGCCAGGCCAATCGCGACGCTCTGTTCATCGGCTTCACCGACGATCTCGTCGTCGGTGTCTGGGTCGGCAACGACGACAACAGCCCGCTCGGCAACGTCGCCGGCGGCGGCCTTCCGGCGCGCATCTTCCGGGATTTCACCGCCCAGGCCACCGGCAGCCGCCCTGCCCGGCCGGCCGCACCGGCGATCGCGACGCCGCCCGAAGTCGACGACGGCAACATGATTGGCGGCAACTTCACCATTCCGGTCGAAGGCATGGGCATCGATCTCGGCGTCGGCGTCGACGGCAATGGATTGACGGTGCGGGTGGATCCTTCCGCGGAGGGCGGCTTCCCGGCCGATGGCGGCGACGGCCCCTATCCGGAGGACGAGGGCGGACCGATCATCGACCTGCCGCCACCGCCGTCGAACGTTCGCGTCCGCCCGGCGCCGCCGCGCGGGGAGCCCGCCGATGGCGGCGAGGACGAAGAAGGGTTCTGA
- a CDS encoding FAD-binding oxidoreductase — translation MSDILVIGGGIAGLSAASALAKHARVTILEGEDALGYHSSGRSVSFSHYGIGNAAVRGLTAWSRTFYEHQPDGLCDTAIARTAPSLYVARKAQLPALEALRAEMDRFTDAMRWLDEGEILDLCPVLRTGPSGAVRAILDPTSLKLDADALLQAHARALRRAGGSILTGRRIASIEHRAGRWQVTSESGESWSAPILINAAGAWGDHLAALAGVRPIGLAPKRRTIIVVDPPPELDVSAWPFVHTAASDFYMLPEAGRLLISPVDEVEDGPGDAQPEDYDVALAAHQLEQYTSLAAGRIAHRWAGLRSFVADRVPTAGFDDAAPGFFWLVGQGGYGLQTAPAMAAIVEALITGGRWPEGLGSFGIAPSVVTPGRLRGGTTTAEAS, via the coding sequence GTGAGCGACATCCTCGTCATCGGCGGCGGCATCGCCGGCCTGTCGGCAGCCTCTGCGCTTGCGAAACACGCACGCGTGACGATCCTGGAGGGCGAGGACGCGCTCGGCTACCATTCCTCCGGCCGCAGCGTGTCGTTCAGCCATTACGGCATCGGCAATGCGGCGGTGCGCGGCCTCACCGCCTGGAGCCGGACCTTCTACGAACATCAGCCCGATGGCCTTTGCGACACCGCAATCGCCCGTACCGCCCCGTCGCTCTATGTGGCCCGCAAGGCGCAATTGCCTGCTCTCGAGGCTCTGCGCGCCGAAATGGATCGCTTCACCGATGCGATGCGCTGGCTCGATGAAGGCGAGATCCTCGATCTGTGCCCGGTGCTCCGGACCGGACCCAGCGGCGCAGTGAGAGCGATCCTCGATCCGACGAGCCTGAAGCTCGATGCCGATGCCCTCCTCCAGGCCCATGCCCGCGCATTGCGCCGCGCCGGCGGTTCGATCCTGACCGGCCGGCGGATCGCGTCGATCGAGCATCGTGCCGGCCGCTGGCAGGTGACCAGCGAGTCGGGCGAAAGCTGGTCGGCGCCGATCCTGATCAACGCCGCCGGCGCCTGGGGCGATCACCTGGCGGCGCTGGCCGGAGTGCGCCCGATCGGCCTCGCGCCCAAGCGCCGCACGATCATCGTCGTCGATCCCCCGCCGGAACTCGACGTATCGGCCTGGCCCTTCGTCCATACCGCCGCGAGCGATTTCTACATGCTGCCCGAGGCGGGACGGCTGCTGATCTCCCCGGTGGACGAGGTCGAGGACGGACCCGGCGACGCTCAGCCCGAAGACTATGACGTCGCCCTCGCCGCTCACCAGCTGGAGCAATATACCAGCCTGGCGGCCGGCCGGATCGCGCATCGCTGGGCGGGTCTCCGCTCCTTCGTCGCCGATCGCGTTCCGACCGCCGGCTTCGACGACGCGGCACCAGGCTTTTTCTGGCTGGTCGGCCAGGGCGGCTACGGCCTGCAGACCGCGCCCGCCATGGCGGCGATCGTGGAAGCGCTGATCACCGGCGGACGCTGGCCCGAGGGCCTCGGATCGTTCGGAATCGCGCCCTCTGTGGTGACGCCGGGCCGCCTCCGCGGCGGCACCACCACGGCGGAAGCCTCATGA